In Urechidicola croceus, a single window of DNA contains:
- a CDS encoding nuclear transport factor 2 family protein, whose translation MKINLKLILVIFVSVFITPKVNAQEIKDTHKDSLNTIISEYYKLNLKIFQSNSTLDDIDKAFELFTEDFTYTHPKYGGTYTRKDLYDGYVRNQKNGGYDGTVTDIKILNKIIGLNAVVIEKQFIEKKEGEIQKGGAEMTLFEFKDGKISKIFEYW comes from the coding sequence ATGAAAATCAATTTAAAATTAATACTTGTAATTTTTGTTAGTGTATTTATAACACCTAAAGTTAATGCTCAAGAAATAAAAGACACGCACAAAGATTCGCTAAACACTATAATTTCAGAATATTATAAATTAAACCTTAAAATATTTCAATCAAATTCAACTCTTGATGATATTGATAAAGCCTTTGAACTTTTTACTGAAGATTTCACATATACACATCCTAAATATGGTGGAACATATACTAGAAAAGATTTGTATGATGGTTATGTTAGAAATCAAAAAAATGGAGGTTATGACGGGACGGTAACTGACATTAAAATATTAAATAAAATTATTGGGTTGAATGCTGTTGTTATTGAAAAACAGTTTATTGAAAAAAAAGAGGGTGAAATTCAAAAAGGAGGAGCTGAAATGACTCTTTTTGAGTTTAAAGATGGAAAAATATCTAAAATATTTGAATATTGGTAA
- a CDS encoding RNA methyltransferase — MVNNLEQGYFGIGIQNGKTPENLGVLWRSAQNMGASFIFTIGNRYAKQACDTHKAVGAMPYFHYDTFNEFYTNLPKGAMLVGVELDEAAVQLETFKHPRRCVYLLGAEDHGLSKKAIEKSHHLVKFKSELSLNVSVAGSIIMYDRQAKLF, encoded by the coding sequence ATGGTAAATAATTTAGAACAAGGATATTTCGGAATTGGAATTCAAAATGGTAAAACCCCTGAAAACTTAGGTGTTTTATGGCGTTCTGCTCAAAATATGGGAGCAAGTTTTATTTTCACCATCGGAAATAGATATGCAAAACAGGCTTGTGATACACATAAAGCTGTTGGCGCTATGCCCTATTTTCACTACGATACATTTAATGAGTTTTATACTAATTTACCCAAAGGCGCTATGCTTGTTGGAGTTGAATTGGATGAAGCTGCTGTACAATTAGAAACATTTAAGCATCCTCGACGTTGTGTTTATTTATTGGGTGCCGAAGATCATGGGTTATCAAAAAAAGCCATTGAAAAATCGCATCATTTAGTAAAATTTAAATCAGAACTAAGTTTAAATGTATCTGTTGCAGGAAGTATAATAATGTATGATCGTCAAGCCAAACTATTTTAA
- a CDS encoding Sec-independent protein translocase subunit TatA/TatB encodes MFLFISGPEIFVIILIVVMLFGADKIPEIARTLGKTMRQVKDATNDIKREIKDSAEKQGIDTNFTKDIQQGINKVKDDIDDITGPIKRM; translated from the coding sequence ATGTTTTTATTCATTAGTGGTCCAGAAATTTTTGTTATCATATTGATTGTGGTGATGCTTTTTGGTGCCGATAAAATACCTGAAATTGCTCGTACACTTGGCAAAACGATGCGTCAAGTTAAAGATGCTACCAACGATATTAAACGTGAAATAAAGGATAGTGCTGAAAAACAAGGAATCGATACTAATTTTACAAAAGACATTCAACAAGGTATCAATAAAGTAAAAGACGATATTGATGATATTACTGGACCTATAAAAAGAATGTAG
- a CDS encoding O-methyltransferase produces the protein MDFLPEKLDNYVVNHSENEPKLLQELQRETWQKMINPRMLSGHFQGRVLSMISKLTNPKNILEIGTYTGYSALCLAEGMHEKGTLYTIDKNEELYDFQRKYFDKSDFGNQIKQYVGNAIDIIPTIDSTFDLVFIDADKSNYSNYFHAIIGKMNKGGIILSDNVLWSGKVIEEIRPKDLDTPALITYNKLLKEDTRVETVLLPIRDGLTISRVK, from the coding sequence ATGGATTTCTTACCCGAAAAATTAGACAATTACGTTGTTAACCATTCCGAAAACGAACCAAAATTATTGCAGGAATTACAAAGAGAAACTTGGCAAAAAATGATTAATCCACGAATGCTAAGTGGTCATTTTCAAGGACGTGTTTTATCAATGATTTCTAAGTTAACAAATCCAAAAAACATTTTAGAAATAGGAACTTATACGGGTTATTCAGCATTATGTTTGGCAGAAGGAATGCATGAAAAAGGTACGCTTTATACGATTGATAAAAATGAGGAATTGTATGATTTTCAAAGAAAATATTTTGACAAATCAGACTTTGGAAATCAAATAAAACAATATGTGGGTAATGCAATAGATATTATTCCAACTATTGATTCTACTTTTGATTTGGTTTTTATTGACGCAGATAAAAGTAATTATTCAAATTATTTTCATGCTATAATTGGTAAAATGAATAAAGGTGGAATTATACTTTCTGATAATGTTTTATGGAGCGGAAAAGTAATCGAAGAAATTAGACCTAAAGATCTTGATACTCCTGCACTTATAACTTATAATAAATTATTAAAAGAAGATACGAGAGTTGAAACTGTATTGTTGCCAATTCGAGATGGATTGACAATTTCTAGGGTAAAATAA
- a CDS encoding sigma-70 family RNA polymerase sigma factor — MSTNQVHTLSPEKWVQSYSDYLFNYTISRVSNDEIARDLVQETFFSGLKSMKNFQGKASERTWLISILKRKIIDHYRKINSTKGKAEVRMNFYSDGDNAGEWIEERVPNSWTNDTDKDIENDELKDTLEMCIDKLPEKYGMVFRMKTIQGFETEEICKELDITASNLWVIIHRARTQLRRCMEDNWFNK, encoded by the coding sequence ATGTCAACAAACCAAGTACATACCTTATCGCCCGAAAAGTGGGTGCAATCTTATTCCGATTATTTATTTAATTACACAATCTCACGTGTAAGTAATGACGAAATCGCAAGAGATTTAGTACAAGAAACTTTTTTTTCAGGATTAAAATCAATGAAAAATTTTCAAGGAAAAGCAAGTGAGCGTACATGGCTTATTTCTATATTAAAAAGAAAAATTATTGATCATTATCGTAAAATTAATTCGACTAAAGGTAAAGCAGAAGTGCGAATGAATTTTTATTCCGATGGAGATAATGCAGGTGAATGGATTGAAGAAAGAGTACCCAATAGTTGGACTAATGATACTGATAAGGATATAGAGAATGATGAACTCAAAGACACTTTAGAAATGTGTATCGATAAATTACCAGAGAAATACGGAATGGTCTTTAGAATGAAAACAATACAAGGGTTTGAAACAGAAGAAATATGTAAGGAGTTAGATATAACAGCGTCAAACTTATGGGTTATTATCCACAGAGCAAGAACTCAATTGCGAAGATGTATGGAAGATAATTGGTTTAATAAATAA
- a CDS encoding TolB family protein, with protein sequence MKIVVLFFILISNIIFSQNIENIDSVEAYEFDFFNEFPNVRDISISNNQAEMYFTIEGFKKEFSFIAVSKKINGVWQRPKVAPFSGKDKDLEPFLSPDNLKLFFASNRAIESNNPKEDMDIWYVERESLNTQWSKPIHIEAPINTDKDEFYPAITNSGNLYFTSAYEEDSKGKEDIYISKLVDGKYIKPMSLGDAINSETYEFNAYVSPDERIIIFSSYRRSDTVGGTDLYISFKDQQDNWKPAINLGEGINSDKIDYCPFIDFKSNTVYFTSERSEQNQNYETHQNIQEILNEMKSHPNGLSRIFKVNLTEILSKNKMN encoded by the coding sequence ATGAAAATTGTAGTACTTTTTTTTATCTTAATTTCTAATATTATTTTTTCTCAAAACATTGAAAACATCGATTCAGTTGAAGCCTATGAATTTGATTTTTTCAATGAATTTCCAAATGTAAGAGATATTTCTATATCCAATAATCAGGCTGAAATGTATTTTACTATTGAAGGATTTAAAAAAGAATTTTCTTTTATAGCTGTAAGTAAAAAAATCAATGGGGTTTGGCAAAGACCTAAGGTCGCACCTTTTTCAGGAAAAGATAAGGATTTAGAACCCTTCTTATCTCCAGATAATTTAAAATTATTTTTCGCCTCCAATCGAGCAATAGAATCCAACAATCCAAAAGAAGATATGGATATTTGGTATGTTGAAAGAGAATCTTTAAATACACAATGGTCAAAACCAATACATATTGAAGCGCCAATTAATACCGATAAAGATGAGTTTTATCCTGCAATTACCAACTCAGGAAATTTATATTTCACATCGGCCTATGAAGAAGACTCTAAGGGAAAAGAAGATATTTACATAAGTAAACTTGTAGATGGCAAATACATCAAGCCAATGTCGTTAGGAGACGCTATAAATTCTGAAACGTATGAATTTAACGCTTATGTTTCACCAGATGAAAGAATAATTATATTTTCATCATATCGAAGATCAGATACTGTTGGTGGTACTGATTTATATATCTCTTTCAAAGATCAACAAGACAATTGGAAACCGGCAATAAATCTTGGAGAAGGTATTAATTCCGACAAAATAGATTATTGTCCTTTTATTGACTTTAAAAGTAATACAGTTTATTTTACTAGTGAAAGAAGTGAGCAGAATCAGAATTATGAAACGCATCAGAATATTCAAGAAATACTTAATGAAATGAAATCTCACCCAAATGGACTAAGTCGAATTTTTAAAGTGAATTTAACAGAGATTTTATCAAAAAATAAAATGAATTAA
- a CDS encoding PAS domain S-box protein: MKEKVSPKTILDYHTCSSHENENKSTLKAMNDKYFTFFEYAPIALWIEDFSSVKRYIDGIVQANNTTIPEFIEANPHITSHLASLVTVKEVNNAAVSLYKAKSKKDLIQNLEKVFTPDSNRGFERLVVDLLCGKTENSVETINKTFSNDIINILIKVKIADGSEESLEQVIVSVEDITERVKTRNVLIENALSKKKSDKTKHLLSNTLSSIRDGLVILDANSNYTYVNKKATEFLGKSYDELIGKNIWNEFPERKGDIFYDNYQEAIKTKKPMSFENFYEPWGRWFENRIIPSKDNILIFFDETTERKDNENRIKTAYNIINKSSSVAILCKNEWNFPIEFASENSIQLFGYSHNELLSNKINIHNTVHPDDLEYFRTNVFSLGKKDKSQGFRPRPFRIITKNGEMKWVQANIDIIKNDRNEVTHIQGIVEDITERKKTEDLFFESSQRLKHQFNHTPLASIMWDLDFNLIEWNKSAERIFGYCENEAKGKKIKDLITPPYLVDEMSNIVDNLLNEKGSLRNTNDNLTKNGKIITCDWYNVVLKDTEGNVIGVASLVDDITERVKKERLEEVLYNISKAASIIDNFNNFSVFIKEELNKIIDTRNFYIALYNKESDIITTPVFVDETEQLEEFPAKDTLTGYVIKNNKPLLLKNKDYLKLIEQGEVKLVGKHAAIWVGVPLKIKGEAVGAIVVQNYTNQNAFNENDVNLLEFVADQISTTIQRKKSEKELKDALIKAQESDKLKSSFLANMSHEIRTPMNGIIGFSELFLDSDLSTSQRKKYAEIVIDSSKQLLSIVNDILDISKIEAGVIKLTNENVNLNSLLNILYNFYKPIAEENNIKLKCHKGLKDNLSNIEIDKTKLHQILTNLISNAFKFTDYGEIQFGYELKKDHLEFYVKDTGSGIEEQLQDKIFDRFIQANNDLSKMNKGTGLGLSITKKFIELFNGEIWLSSSKNGTDFYFTIPYSKSSSHLNLQTLIDNKNEVVVNEKEITILVVEDEEYNMMYINELFSKTNFRVIEAYNGKEAIEIFENHPEIDLILMDMKMPIMNGKDAMVSIKKEKPDLPIIALSAFAMETDKTEAINNGFDAYLTKPINKNLLFKKINNFV; encoded by the coding sequence ATGAAAGAAAAAGTTTCCCCAAAAACTATTCTAGATTATCATACATGTTCATCTCATGAAAATGAGAATAAATCAACTTTAAAAGCCATGAATGATAAATACTTCACCTTTTTTGAATACGCACCAATTGCACTTTGGATTGAAGATTTTTCAAGTGTTAAAAGATATATTGATGGAATTGTTCAAGCCAATAACACAACTATTCCAGAGTTTATTGAAGCAAATCCTCATATTACATCACATTTAGCATCATTAGTTACTGTTAAGGAAGTTAATAATGCTGCGGTTAGTTTATATAAAGCCAAAAGCAAAAAAGATTTAATTCAAAATTTAGAAAAGGTATTTACACCTGATTCAAATAGAGGTTTCGAAAGGTTAGTTGTTGATTTACTATGCGGAAAAACAGAAAACAGTGTTGAAACAATTAATAAAACTTTTAGCAATGATATTATTAATATTTTGATAAAAGTAAAGATTGCTGATGGTAGTGAAGAATCTTTAGAACAAGTTATTGTTTCGGTTGAAGACATCACAGAAAGAGTTAAAACTAGAAATGTATTAATTGAAAATGCGTTATCTAAAAAAAAATCTGATAAAACTAAACATCTCCTCTCTAACACTTTGTCAAGCATAAGGGATGGCTTGGTAATATTGGATGCGAACTCTAATTACACTTATGTAAATAAAAAAGCAACAGAATTTTTAGGAAAGTCTTACGATGAATTAATTGGTAAAAATATTTGGAATGAATTTCCTGAGAGAAAAGGAGATATTTTTTATGATAATTATCAAGAAGCCATAAAAACAAAAAAACCAATGAGTTTTGAAAATTTTTATGAGCCTTGGGGTAGATGGTTTGAAAATAGAATTATTCCATCCAAAGATAATATTTTGATTTTTTTCGATGAAACAACTGAAAGAAAAGACAATGAAAACAGAATTAAAACTGCTTATAATATTATCAATAAAAGTTCCTCAGTTGCTATTTTATGTAAAAACGAATGGAATTTTCCAATAGAATTTGCTTCTGAAAACTCAATTCAGTTATTTGGATATTCACATAATGAACTACTATCAAACAAAATAAATATTCATAATACCGTACATCCTGATGATTTAGAATATTTTAGAACTAATGTATTTAGTTTAGGTAAAAAGGATAAATCTCAAGGTTTTAGACCAAGACCGTTTCGCATAATTACAAAAAATGGTGAAATGAAATGGGTTCAGGCTAATATTGACATTATTAAAAATGATAGAAATGAAGTAACACACATTCAAGGTATTGTTGAAGATATAACTGAAAGAAAAAAAACAGAAGATTTGTTTTTTGAAAGTAGTCAACGATTAAAACACCAATTTAATCATACTCCACTTGCATCAATAATGTGGGATTTAGATTTTAATTTAATTGAATGGAATAAATCTGCTGAAAGAATTTTTGGTTATTGTGAGAATGAGGCTAAAGGGAAAAAAATAAAAGATTTAATTACGCCTCCATATTTGGTTGATGAAATGTCCAATATAGTAGACAACCTTTTAAATGAAAAAGGAAGTTTAAGAAATACAAATGATAATTTAACCAAAAATGGAAAAATTATTACTTGTGATTGGTACAACGTTGTTCTTAAGGATACAGAAGGGAATGTCATTGGTGTTGCATCATTGGTCGATGATATTACTGAAAGGGTTAAAAAAGAAAGGCTAGAAGAGGTTTTGTATAATATTTCAAAAGCAGCTTCAATTATTGATAATTTTAACAACTTCAGTGTATTTATAAAAGAAGAACTGAATAAAATTATTGATACTAGAAATTTTTATATAGCATTATACAATAAAGAATCTGATATTATAACTACACCTGTTTTTGTTGATGAAACTGAACAACTTGAAGAGTTTCCAGCCAAAGATACCTTAACTGGTTATGTTATAAAAAACAATAAACCACTCCTTTTAAAGAACAAAGATTATTTGAAACTAATTGAGCAAGGAGAAGTAAAATTAGTTGGTAAACATGCTGCTATTTGGGTTGGAGTTCCATTAAAAATAAAAGGAGAAGCTGTTGGAGCAATAGTTGTACAAAATTATACAAATCAAAACGCATTTAATGAAAATGATGTTAATTTATTAGAGTTTGTTGCTGATCAAATAAGTACAACTATACAAAGAAAAAAATCAGAAAAAGAACTCAAAGACGCTCTAATTAAAGCACAAGAGTCCGATAAATTAAAATCCTCTTTCTTGGCAAATATGAGTCATGAAATTAGAACACCAATGAACGGAATTATTGGTTTTTCAGAACTGTTTTTAGATTCGGATTTATCTACTAGCCAAAGAAAAAAATATGCAGAAATAGTTATTGATAGTAGCAAGCAATTGCTTTCAATAGTAAATGATATTCTCGATATTTCAAAAATTGAAGCAGGTGTAATAAAACTTACTAATGAAAATGTTAATTTAAATAGCCTTTTAAATATTTTATATAATTTTTACAAACCTATAGCAGAAGAAAATAATATAAAATTAAAATGCCATAAAGGGTTAAAAGACAATTTAAGTAATATTGAAATTGATAAAACAAAATTACATCAAATATTGACTAATTTGATTTCAAATGCCTTTAAGTTTACTGATTATGGCGAGATACAGTTTGGGTATGAACTTAAAAAAGACCATCTCGAATTTTATGTAAAAGATACAGGATCTGGAATAGAAGAACAGTTACAAGACAAAATTTTTGATCGTTTTATTCAAGCCAATAATGATTTAAGTAAAATGAATAAAGGAACTGGTTTAGGCCTTTCAATTACTAAAAAATTTATTGAATTGTTTAATGGAGAAATATGGTTGTCTTCAAGTAAAAACGGAACAGATTTCTATTTTACTATCCCATATTCAAAATCAAGTTCACATTTGAATTTACAAACGTTAATAGACAACAAGAATGAGGTTGTAGTAAATGAAAAGGAAATTACAATTTTAGTCGTTGAAGACGAGGAGTATAATATGATGTATATTAACGAGTTGTTTTCAAAAACCAATTTCAGAGTGATAGAAGCATATAATGGTAAAGAAGCAATAGAAATATTTGAAAATCATCCAGAAATTGATCTTATATTGATGGATATGAAGATGCCAATTATGAATGGAAAAGATGCAATGGTATCAATAAAAAAAGAAAAGCCAGACTTGCCAATTATAGCTCTTTCGGCATTTGCAATGGAAACCGATAAAACAGAAGCAATTAACAATGGGTTTGATGCTTATTTAACCAAACCAATTAATAAAAACCTTCTATTTAAGAAAATTAATAACTTTGTATAA
- a CDS encoding sensor histidine kinase, producing MEITKDKDKYIQELEDKIVSLKFNLSNKDNELKSIQKNHKKLLNKLVHNLKNPVGAIYSFSEMILEDIEEYSTQKMVTHLNVINSSADFSIQLLNNVINYSRVQALEENFEVKNYNYIELIEDVISDFYIALQKKEITLKKEFPKTEIILPINSVELKSALVNVIHNAIRYSPKNTTIEISIKNNIDTITTSITDYGIGISETNLPLVFDDFFVVNTYSEDKEKCIGLGLTIAKKIISIHNGTITIESSENNGTTIQIELPKR from the coding sequence TTGGAAATTACAAAAGACAAAGATAAATATATCCAAGAATTAGAAGATAAAATAGTTTCCCTTAAATTCAATTTGAGTAATAAGGATAATGAATTAAAAAGTATTCAAAAAAATCATAAAAAACTATTGAATAAATTGGTTCATAATTTGAAAAACCCTGTTGGAGCAATTTATTCTTTTTCTGAAATGATTCTTGAAGATATTGAAGAATATTCTACACAAAAAATGGTAACTCATTTAAATGTTATAAATTCATCTGCTGATTTTTCAATTCAATTATTGAATAATGTAATTAATTATTCTCGTGTTCAAGCCTTAGAGGAAAATTTTGAAGTAAAAAATTATAATTATATAGAATTGATTGAAGATGTAATTTCTGATTTTTACATAGCATTACAAAAAAAAGAGATTACTTTAAAAAAAGAATTTCCTAAAACTGAAATTATTTTACCAATTAATAGTGTTGAATTAAAAAGCGCACTTGTTAATGTAATTCATAATGCCATTCGTTATTCACCTAAAAACACAACAATTGAGATTTCAATTAAGAATAATATTGATACCATAACAACTAGTATTACTGATTATGGTATAGGTATTTCTGAAACAAATCTTCCTTTAGTTTTTGATGACTTTTTTGTAGTAAACACCTATTCTGAAGATAAAGAAAAGTGCATTGGTCTTGGATTGACGATTGCCAAAAAAATTATTTCTATACATAATGGAACAATAACAATTGAAAGTTCTGAAAATAATGGAACTACCATTCAGATTGAACTACCTAAAAGATAA
- the panB gene encoding 3-methyl-2-oxobutanoate hydroxymethyltransferase: protein MSTAKKEYKRITVKSLVEMKRNGEKISMLTAYDYTMAKIVDSAGIDVILVGDSASNVMAGHETTVPITLDQMIYHASSVIRAIQRCLVVVDLPFGSYQSDPKEALRSAIRIMKESGAHSIKLEGGKEVKDSIKKILNAGIPVMGHLGLTPQSIYKFGTYTVRAKEEEEAEKLKEDALLLEKLGCFAIVLEKVPAKLAQEVAESISIPVIGIGAGAGVDGQVLVTHDMIGMTHEFHPRFLRRYLNLYDEMTNAFENYISDVKSVDFPNENEQY, encoded by the coding sequence ATGTCAACAGCAAAAAAAGAATACAAGCGAATTACAGTTAAATCATTGGTTGAAATGAAGCGCAACGGAGAAAAAATTTCAATGTTAACCGCATATGATTATACCATGGCTAAAATTGTTGATAGTGCTGGAATTGATGTAATCTTAGTAGGTGATTCTGCATCAAATGTAATGGCTGGACATGAAACTACGGTTCCTATTACTCTAGATCAAATGATTTATCATGCTAGTTCGGTAATTAGAGCTATTCAACGTTGTTTAGTTGTTGTTGATTTACCGTTTGGTAGTTATCAATCTGATCCAAAAGAAGCTCTTCGTAGTGCTATTAGAATTATGAAAGAAAGCGGAGCACACTCAATAAAATTAGAAGGAGGAAAAGAAGTTAAAGACTCTATTAAAAAAATATTAAATGCAGGGATTCCTGTAATGGGGCATTTGGGCTTAACACCTCAATCAATCTATAAATTTGGGACATACACTGTTAGAGCAAAGGAAGAAGAAGAAGCTGAAAAATTAAAAGAAGATGCCTTATTATTAGAAAAATTAGGATGTTTTGCAATTGTATTAGAAAAAGTTCCTGCTAAACTGGCTCAAGAAGTAGCAGAAAGTATTTCAATTCCTGTAATTGGTATTGGTGCTGGTGCTGGTGTTGACGGACAAGTTTTAGTTACTCATGATATGATAGGTATGACTCATGAATTTCATCCGAGATTTTTACGTAGATACTTAAACTTATATGACGAAATGACCAATGCTTTTGAAAATTATATTAGTGATGTAAAAAGTGTTGACTTTCCAAATGAAAATGAACAATATTAA
- a CDS encoding 2-hydroxyacid dehydrogenase produces MKILHLDSNHPLLINQLSDLGFENIEDYSSTKAEIQKIIHNYDGIVIRSRFKIDKQFIDSAKKLKFIARVGAGLESIDCEYAESKNIKLIAAPEGNRNAVGEHSLGMLLSLFNKMNKADREIRQGKWLREDNRGLELDGKIVGLIGYGNMGKSFAKKLRGFDVEVICFDIKENVGDENCKQVSLIELQEKADVLSLHTPFNELSHNMINKDFINSFSKPFWLINTARGTAVVTEDLVIGLKSGQILGAGLDVLEYEKLSFENLFENNSLPKAFEYLIQSENVLLSPHVAGWTVESKIKLAQTIVDKIKANFC; encoded by the coding sequence ATGAAAATATTACACCTCGACTCAAACCATCCATTATTAATTAATCAACTCAGTGACCTTGGTTTTGAAAATATTGAGGATTACTCTTCTACTAAAGCCGAAATTCAAAAAATCATTCATAATTATGATGGTATAGTCATTAGAAGTCGATTTAAAATTGATAAGCAATTTATTGACTCTGCAAAAAAATTAAAATTTATTGCTCGAGTTGGTGCTGGTTTAGAAAGTATTGATTGTGAATATGCAGAATCAAAAAACATCAAATTAATAGCTGCACCAGAAGGAAATCGAAATGCTGTTGGTGAACATTCTCTTGGTATGCTACTTTCTCTCTTTAATAAAATGAACAAAGCCGATAGAGAAATTCGTCAAGGAAAATGGCTTCGCGAAGACAATAGAGGTTTAGAATTGGATGGGAAAATAGTTGGTTTGATTGGTTATGGAAATATGGGAAAATCATTTGCCAAAAAATTACGGGGATTTGATGTTGAAGTAATTTGTTTTGATATTAAAGAAAATGTTGGGGATGAAAATTGCAAACAAGTTTCATTAATCGAATTACAAGAAAAGGCAGATGTATTGAGCTTACATACTCCCTTTAATGAACTATCACACAATATGATAAATAAAGATTTTATCAACTCATTTTCAAAACCATTTTGGCTAATAAATACCGCTCGTGGAACAGCAGTAGTGACTGAAGATTTAGTCATCGGTCTTAAATCTGGACAAATATTAGGTGCTGGACTTGATGTATTGGAATACGAAAAACTTTCTTTTGAGAATTTATTTGAAAACAATTCTCTTCCTAAGGCATTTGAATATCTAATACAAAGTGAAAATGTACTCCTTTCTCCACACGTTGCTGGATGGACTGTAGAATCTAAAATTAAATTAGCACAAACAATTGTAGATAAAATCAAAGCAAATTTTTGTTAA
- a CDS encoding GNAT family N-acetyltransferase codes for MIQLKRTNSNNSDFIELVKELDAYLKIVDGDDHSFYNQYNSIETIKHVVVAYLDFTPIGCGAIKKLDNTSMEIKRMFVSPKTRGHGVATSILIELETWAKELNYKKCILETGKRQVEAIQLYKKNDYKIIPNYGQYKNVENSFCFEKHI; via the coding sequence ATGATACAATTAAAACGAACCAATTCTAACAATTCAGATTTCATAGAACTCGTAAAAGAACTAGATGCCTATTTAAAAATTGTTGATGGAGATGATCATTCATTTTACAATCAATATAACAGTATTGAAACAATAAAACATGTTGTTGTTGCTTATTTAGATTTTACTCCTATAGGTTGTGGCGCAATTAAAAAACTTGACAACACTTCAATGGAAATAAAAAGAATGTTCGTTTCTCCAAAAACAAGAGGTCATGGTGTTGCAACATCAATTCTAATCGAATTAGAAACATGGGCAAAAGAATTAAACTATAAAAAATGTATTTTAGAAACAGGTAAACGTCAAGTTGAAGCCATACAATTGTATAAAAAAAATGACTATAAAATAATTCCAAATTATGGTCAGTATAAAAATGTGGAAAATAGTTTTTGCTTTGAAAAACATATTTAA
- a CDS encoding response regulator transcription factor, giving the protein MKKTILIFSLLIIALLILFQVSKYAVFFGKTSVELVTTIIALIFLVIGIFLNKKSLHKVSPKNEEIDSKKIEELEISKREYEVLQKISEGYSNKEIGEKLFVSESTIKTHVSNLLVKLNAKRRTQAVKKAKEINILN; this is encoded by the coding sequence ATGAAAAAAACCATTTTAATATTTTCTCTCCTCATTATTGCTCTTTTAATTCTTTTTCAAGTAAGTAAATATGCGGTGTTTTTTGGTAAAACTTCTGTTGAGTTAGTGACCACAATCATTGCTCTTATTTTTCTAGTTATTGGTATTTTTCTAAATAAAAAAAGTCTACATAAAGTAAGTCCAAAAAACGAAGAAATAGACTCTAAAAAAATTGAAGAATTAGAAATTAGCAAACGAGAATATGAAGTACTTCAAAAAATATCAGAAGGGTATTCTAATAAAGAAATTGGAGAAAAATTATTCGTATCAGAAAGTACAATCAAAACTCATGTTTCTAATTTATTAGTTAAACTTAATGCTAAGCGTAGAACTCAGGCTGTTAAAAAAGCCAAAGAAATCAATATATTAAACTAA